The following coding sequences lie in one Apium graveolens cultivar Ventura chromosome 1, ASM990537v1, whole genome shotgun sequence genomic window:
- the LOC141714020 gene encoding uncharacterized protein LOC141714020, with protein MWNTIISNLRSRSKIVLPVATASIAALLMPNGRTTHSRFHIPIDVTTESTCEIRHGSQLAKLLLKTSLIIWDEAPMANKFCFEALDMTLRDILRTRFDNSVDKPFGGLTVVCGGDFRQILPGIPKGTRADIIDASLTSSHLWPFFKVYELNQNMRLHNDSLSKADADNIATFDKCDPVYLTERAILTPKNEMVHELNAMIMDMIPGESRTYLSSDSICKARLVIINADDEMEDKTFVKNIIYREVFENIIPTNSTTQSDSFLGIPAESDDYMQTTSGP; from the exons ATGTGGAATACAATTATTTCAAACCTAAGATCAAGATCGAAAATAGTATTGCCAGTTGCAACCGCAAGCATTGCAGCATTGTTGATGCCCAATGGAAGGACAACGCATTCACGATTTCATATTCCAATTGATGTCACCACAGAGTCAACTTGTGAAATCCGACATGGGAGCCAATTAGCCAAACTTCTATTAAAGACATCTTTGATCATTTGGGATGAAGCACCCATGGCGAATAAATTCTGTTTCGAAGCTTTGGACATGACCTTGAGGGATATTCTAAGAACCAGGTTTGACAATAGTGTTGACAAACCATTTGGTGGGCTAACAGTAGTATGTGGGGGCGATTTTCGCCAAATATTGCCCGGCATTCCAAAAGGCACAAGAGCTGATATTATTGATGCATCCCTAACTTCATCCCATTTGTGGCCATTTTTTAAGGTATACGAGCTCAACCAAAATATGAGACTCCATAATGATAGTCTAAGTAAGGCCGATGCAGACAATATAGCTACCTTTGACAAATG TGATCCTGTATACTTGACAGAACGGGCAATATTGACACCAAAGAATGAAATGGTTCATGAGTTGAATGCAATGATTATGGATATGATTCCCGGTGAAAGCAGAACATACTTGAGCTCGGACAGCAtatgcaaagcaa GACTGGTAATAATAAATGCCGATGACGAGATGGAAGATAAAACGTTCGTAAAAAACATTATTTACAGAGAAGTATTTGAAAATATTATACCTACCAACAGTACCACACAG AGTGATTCTTTTTTGGGGATCCCTGCAGAATCAGATGATTACATGCAAACGACATCAGGGCCATGA
- the LOC141714026 gene encoding uncharacterized protein LOC141714026: protein MDAVHRGDSDCGKVGKSVILPSSHTDGPRYRVQNYQDAMVICKWEGYPNLFITFTCNPKWPEINDMLQLIGQKDDSNRVDVICRVFEIKLFRLMQDLKREEPFGRIIASLYTIEFQKRGLPHAHILLFLDQTMENPTTSRIDEIVSVEIPDPNVDLDGYDAVKKHMIHGPCGQLNKNSPYMIKDKCARHFPKKFSDQTTIYSERFPIYKRRNNDIHVKKKDLIIDNRFVVPYNRNLIVKFDAHINIEVCNYSRSIKYLFKYVNKGSDRANATLESIDSVNRIDEIKAYLDCRYISATEACWRIFQFDINHRHPSVERLPFYLHGEHTVIFEEDKCVENVLSMPGVEKTKFTKWLETNKNHEDARELTYSDFPTRRVWNTRDKIWTRRKKGISIGIIYFAHPSSGERFYMRMLLNVVKGSTSFECIRTVNGVTYKTFKAAYYALGLLDDDKEWIDCLNEAAIWVTDYELRNLFITILIYCQVSDASQLWKNTYTALSEDITSLQRKRFRNKCLQLTKEQVEAYTLVEIETLMQKLGKSLRDIDGMPPT, encoded by the exons ATGGATGCGGTTCATAGAGGCGATTCAGATTGTGGAAAAGTGGGGAAGTCAGTTATCCTACCTTCTTCACACACCGATGGACCCAGGTACAGGGTACAAAATTACCAGGATGCAATGGTTATTTGTAAGTGGGAAGGATATCCAAATTTGTTTATAACTTTTACTTGCAACCCGAAATGGCCAGAAATAAATGATATGCTCCAATTGATTGGACAAAAAGACGATAGCAATCGGGTGGATGTTATATGTAGAGTTTTCGAGATCAAGCTATTTCGGCTAATGCAAGATTTGAAAAGAGAAGAACCTTTTGGAAGGATAATTGCAA GTTTATACACAATTGAATTTCAAAAAAGAGGATTGCCACATGCACACATCCTACTTTTTTTGGACCAGACAATGGAAAATCCTACAACGTCACGGATTGATGAAATTGTAAGTGTTGAAATTCCTGACCCCAATGTTGATCTTGATGGGTATGATGCTGTGAAAAAACATATGATTCATGGACCATGTGGCCAACTCAATAAAAACTCTCCATACATGATAAAAGACAAGTGTGCGAGACATTTCCCGAAAAAATTCAGTGATCAGACAACAATATATTCCGAAAGATTCCCAATATATAAGAGGAGGAACAACGACATTCATGTCAAGAAGAAGGATCTCATAATAGATAATCGTTTCGTAGTACCTTACAATCGCAATTTGATTGTCAAATTCGATGCACACATCAATATTGAGGTTTGCAATTACTCAAGATCGATAAAATATCTGTTCAAGTATGTCAATAAAGGGTCTGATAGAGCAAACGCAACACTTGAATCAATTGACTCGGTAAATCGGATAGATGAGATCAAAGCTTACCTTGATTGTAGATATATATCTGCCACAGAAGCGTGCTGGAGAATTTTTCAATTTGATATAAATCATAGACATCCATCGGTTGAGAGATTACCATTTTACCTTCATGGAGAACATACAGTAATATTTGAAGAAGACAAGTGTGTCGAGAATGTGCTTTCCATGCCCGGAGTTGAAAAAACAAAGTTCACAAAATGGCTAGAGACAAACAAGAATCATGAAGATGCACGTGAACTAACTTACTCAGATTTTCCAACTCGGAGGGTTTGGAACACTCGAGACAAAATATGGACAAGGAGAAAAAAAGGGATATCGATTGGTATAATTTACTTTGCCCATCCTTCATCCGGAGAGCGATTTTACATGCGAATGCTTCTCAATGTTGTCAAAGGTAGCACTTCCTTCGAATGCATAAGAACAGTAAACGGGGTCACATATAAAACTTTCAAAGCCGCATATTATGCTTTGGGGTTGttagatgatgataaagaatgGATTGACTGCTTGAATGAAGCTGCCATATGGGTCACTGACTATGAATTACGAAATTTGTTTATCACCATACTGATATACTGTCAAGTTTCTGATGCATCACAACTTTGGAAAAATACATACACTGCACTATCAGAAGATATTACATCCCTGCAAAGGAAGAGATTCAGAAATAAATGCCTTCAGCTAACCAAAGAACAAGTAGAAGCATACACATTGGTCGAAATTGAAACACTCATGCAGAAGTTGGGAAAAAGCTTGAGAGACATAGATGGGATGCCCCCAACTTAA